Below is a genomic region from Rhododendron vialii isolate Sample 1 chromosome 5a, ASM3025357v1.
CTAATGGATTAACTTATAACAACAGCGAGAAAAGTGATCAtgtttatgttttgttcttctttatAGTGGCATCAATATcctgaaaacaaaaagaaaaaaatgactttGACGACCGAAAAGTACCTCAATGTCTTGCTCAATTTACCATCACTGCTTTTCGAATTCTCTCTGTTTTCTCAGAGTTCCTTTCCTCTCTCGGCTTCTATGTTCTGGCAAATAATTTACAGAACCTCCACCTACACCACGTCCCCCTTTACAAGAGTTGTGAATCGCAACCTTTCAcgcccttcttttttttttttttttttctattcacCATCTGGCAACAAACAAAGCAATACCTAAAAATGCATTTTGGAACCCAAAATCATCAAAAGTTGCCCACTGGAAATTCAACTGCCAATGGCTAACAAAACCCACTTACAAAGACCCGCCCAAGCGTCTGCTTATCTCCATTTTCATTCACAataaatcatctctctctctatatatatatgtgtgtatgtgtgtgtgtgtgtgtgtgtgtaatcaACCACATTTCCACTACTCGGACAAGATGAACAACCACCATCACTTCTGTCGACAACCAAAACGAAGTCTCACTAGTTAAGAAGCTCTTAACATGCTACCATAGCTCACATCCAACAACCACCAATCAAACCTATCTCACTCTGCATCAATCACTATACCACAATATACATACACTCTTCTAACAGGATCAGAACAAACAGTCATGCTGAAAAGTCCTTAATGGGATAAAGATTACTGGCATCTAAATTTGGGTGACAAATCCATACTAAATCCTTTATTTTCTGCGTAGTCTAACATATATTTTATAATGTATATTGCGACCTTAAAGACCTCATTGTAGTCTTGCAGAGATTATTTAGAAGTATGTCTTAGGGATCCATGTAGAAACATGCAATTCGTGATTGTAACGAATTCAGGAAACCATGTAGTTGCACAAAGAGGTAGACGAGAGTCACAAGACCCATTTGCTTCTTTTCTCAGGGTTTCCTTCATACAACAATAGTTGGTTagaactataatttttttttttgcatgatttAGATCCCCCTTACTTGGACTAAGTACTTTTGGTTTAGGGTGGGATCTATTAGCATATGAGATTGTTGCCCACGTGGAGATGGCATGCAATTTGGCAATATGGATTGGTTCCTGTTATTTACTCTTTTATAAAGAACTTGGAGGTCAACTTTTGTTTGGATCTAGAGTCAGAGAACATAATAGCTCCTCATCTGTTACTTTTAAATTCTCTTACCTCTTTACATTAAATTGTAGTGTCTGATGATTAATGCAGGTTGGCTTAGTGACTTTTTTCCTCAGTTCAATCCTTGACAACCTGACCTCCACTATTGTCATGGTTTCCTTATTGAGGAAACTCGTACCTCCATCAGAATACCGCAAGTAGGTATTTATTATTGAACAATGTTGCTGGTATAGTTCTACTATGTTAACGAGTACTCATGGCATAATTAGCCTCCAATATAATGCTAGTGCTACTTTGGTGGTTATGATGTTCAGGTCTCTACGTGGGGGTTTTGAAAACTGTAAAAAACTAAATCCTACTTGAGTTTCATGTTCATTTGACTGACTAACATTTGGGTTAAAGGGCAATTTGAAATGCTTAAGTAAGAAGGCATTTCCAGTTCATTATGCACGTTTAACACTGACTTGAGTGATTCATAGCTGTTCACAGTCAATCTAACTGTCGTTATGGTTTCATATTGCATTGCATCTTGTGGAATATTGTCAAGCAGTAACTTGATAAATTGGTTGTTTCAAAATTCTGTTAagctattttattttgaaattttcagcATTTAGTGAGTTTGGGTATATTGCTCGGCATTGGCTGGTTACCATCTAAATTTAGTAAACCTTTATAAGTAGTCTAAGTGTATATCACCAAGACTTGACTTATCTATTATTAAAATGCTTTGTTTCCTCTATGCAAGGTAGTTTTGCTTTTGCACATAAACATTGTAGATAACTAAAACTGTTAGAATTTATATTCTTATAATCAGTAACTGAGGTTCAGCATTATGTATTCAGCAATTTAAGTTTCAGAAATGATAAAGGTACCGACGGCtggggagggatttcgtaccgaccggccgcgccgggccctctccggccaccggatagccgatccgagccgtccaaaaattctataaaaaaaaaccgaggggcccaacgcgggaatcaacggcatccgaggtgtgtaaggtgcttgatccgagcacccctttttcgtgtatatatgtatatacgtgtatatacacaaaaaaggggtgctcggatcaagcaccctacacacctcggatgccgttgattcccgcgttgggcccgtcggttttttttttttagaatttttggacggctcggatcggctgtccggtggccggagatggcccggcgaggccggtcggtacgaaatccctcccggccggtcggtacttATAGCACAACTCTTTAAGTTTCTGTCAAGTAACTTGAGTCCAacattttccatttaatttCCAATAAAGTCGGTAAACCTTCTTCAAAGTGATAGTATTTGTCTCTGTGATTTACAGGCTTCTAGGGGCTGTTGTTGTGATAGCAGCAAATGCTGGTGGTGCATGGACTCCTATTGGTGATGTAACCACCACTATGCTGTGGATACATGGTCAAATATCTACATTGCCAACAATGAAGGTATCCACATTGTTCCAACATTTTGATCCCTATTGTTAATGTGGTTTGTTGCGTTCATGTTTCTTTCCCACTATCCTATGGGATCCATGCATGTTACATAGGAGTTGTGTATTATACATTTACGACTTGTGGACGGAGGGATCTCTTGTATTGCTAAAATTTGTTCATTAATGTTTTTTATGCATCCTTGAACTGCCTTTTCACAAACAAAGTAGATGCAGGGATAATATATGAAAGCTTAAAAGAACACCTGGATAAGTGTTGTCTTCTCTGGTATGTTCTCCTACCCAAATGGACTTGAGTAGGACACAGACATCAAGCATTTTAGGATTACACATTCCTATCTACTGGGTTGCAATAGTAACTGATATGATCAACTGAAAGAATAGTATGAACGGCCTTTATGCAATAAGGTAGGTATAGGATGTGGAAAATCTAGAAAGATGGTCAATGGGTTATTTTACGAGGTTGCCAACAATGAGTATAGAATGTAGGTTCAGGCAACAAGAAAAGATGTGGCAAGGATTTAGCAGAGGGTATGACCAAATAGAGATGAATGGCAAAGAGGAACTCCTGTCACTAACCACCATCAACCTTGAATTCAAACGTACTCTCAGCTGAAAATAAGTCAACCGAAGGACTTATCCTATAACGAACTGATCATACAACACATATTCGGGTTGGATGAAGTTGCAGTCACAAGATTACCTGAAGTACTTTTTAGTTTATGTCTGAACCTGTAGAGTGTAGAGTGGTGGAGGACTTCTTCAAATTTTCAGAAGTTTGACTTGATGTAAGGCTTGGCTATTCCTTCATTTCACTACTTCAACACTGTTTTGGCTTATAGCAAGTTATTCAAACAAATGATTCTGAACTCCAATTAGGACAAGATCACCTAACAATGAAGCTTAAGGAAACTTGTAAGATCATGTTTTGAGCAAATGAGAAAATTTACAAACTGGATTGTATCAACTCATGTAATACTGCTGGAATCTGGCCTAAACAAATCTTTAACTGGGATTTTTTAGATTGGAGTAACCCCCGTGTCCAGTTGTAGAGCCGGAATCCTTGTTTGAGGCCAGAGGCTTGGAGAACACTTGTATTGATAACATCATACTAATTGCCTTTGGAAAATTTTTGCTGGTGTAGTAATCAGGGAAAGAAGGTTTTCTATAACTActcatttctcattttttgcAGGGCTTAATTTTACCTGCTGCAGTTTCCTTGGCTGTCCCGCTGGCTCTTCTGTCACTTACTAGGTACAGTTATTATACTGTGAAACTGATGTTGTAGACTATTGAGTTTGAAGGTTAAATTCGATATAGTGAACTGTTAATGATATTGAGAGATTTGAGTTTTCAACCAGTGAAGTTAATGGAACGGGACAAGATTCTCCGAATGTTTTGTCATCCGAACAAATGGCCCCTCGAGGACTGCTTGTTTTCTCTGTTGGGATTGGAGGACTGGTGTTTGTCCCTGTGTTCAAGGCTTTAACAGGTTTACCACCTTTCATGGGTATGTTGCTTGGACTTGGAGTTCTTTGGATTTTGACAGATGCAATTCATTACGGTGAATCCGATAGGCAAAAGTTGAAGGTACCCCAGGCTTTATCGCGAATTGACACCCAAGGAGCCCTTTTCTTCCTTGGGATCCTTTTGTCTGTCAGCAGGTATCATTATGCATCATATGAATTTTCCAATTGTTTTGTAGTGTGGGTTTAATCATCCTCAAGAAAGTAGAACAAATCTTATTCCCTTTAGTAACACTTTAGCATGTCAAGTTAGTAATCAAGGTAGAGAAACCACACTTCAATTTGTCCTTTTTGTATCTCGTTGCCCTCTATATTTTAAGTTTGCATATCGCTGAGTGGCTacagaaaattttaaatatacCTATTTGAAAGTACTTTTATCACCATTACGGCATTTGTCATCCTTACTGTTACAAAGAATTgtgcaaattttcttttagaTGTAACTTAAGAAAGTAGAAAGGAGTGAACTATCTACATCTTAAATATACTTGATTTGAATATGTTATGGTATGCCTATTCATTTAGAATATGTGGTTGGACCATGGAATACTTGGCCAAATGCAGTTGAGTAATACTTATCAAAGAGCTTTACTCTAGGAAACAACTGTACCGTCCTATTGCTagggaaaggtttgatttttctcagttctttcttcttttaacttttagATATCCCAAATGACAAAGAAAGTTATAGTCGTGAAGTAATCAAGTATGCATCAGTAGTGACTATAATATTCTTTCAGTGCTACCAATCTTAATTTCTAGGCCTAAACATTATTAGTTTCATGGATGAGGCATCTACATTGCAAGTTTTGCTTGTGACATCAATATCTCGTTCCAATTTAGCTGAAGTCATACTTGATCCCTTAAGTTTCACATCTGAGTTCTTTAATGTAGCCTGGAGGCAGCAGGGATACTTCGAGAATTGGCAAATTACCTTGATGCCCACATTCCAAACATTGAACTGATTGCGACTGCAATAGGGGTTGTATCAGCAATTATAGACAACGTTCCATTAGTTGCTGCAACAATGGGAATGTATGATCTCACTTCTTTCCCCCAAGATTCCGAATTTTGGCAACTGGTTGCGTATTGTGCCGGTACAGGAGGATCCATGTTGGTTATTGGCTCCGCTGCGGGAGTTGCATTTATGGGAATGGAGAAGGTGGATTTCTTTTGGTACTTGCGGAAGGTATTACACCCGTCTTATTGTAGAAAAATTCTGTGTCACCGTTTTATTTCACTGCTTAGgtgttgtttgataaaactgataCTGAAagctaaaaaaataagtactaaaagctgtatgttgaatttttttaagctgaaaagctgtttgataaaaagcGCAagcactgaattaaaaaaataatgaattaattttagttccatTAGTTATAGtgattctcttttaattttactaatggTCACCATGTatttgtggtggcggtggaatggtggtggagtgacgGCGGTGGATTGATGGGTGGGAGTTGTGATGTAGTAGTTGTGGCAGCAGAGTGATTGTGGTTGTgcaggtggtggtggtggtggtagtggtagtggtggagtgatggtgattgtagaggtggtggtagtggtggagtgatggtggtggcggcgcAACAACGGCGACAGCGGGGCGTTTATGGTGGTGGTAGTGTGgctgtggtggtagtggtaatGATGGTGTGTGGTGGTTGTAGTGGTGGCGGCGGCTATGATAGTGGTGGCGGTGTGGAGGACTCATTAATTCAGTAAAATGTGGTTATAAAACCTACTTAGTCAGTTATTGCTTAATTCATTATGTTTTAAGTACTGATTATGTTGTCAAACAACCTCTTAGTTAGATGCTTGTGAAGTTGTGATTGGTTCCATGGGGATCAGG
It encodes:
- the LOC131326795 gene encoding sodium/proton antiporter 1-like; amino-acid sequence: MSTLIQFRTHCLSPPLQFKKRSLLPSPPTSFLSHPCSDFSLLKLRGQRILHSNGVLARAEDKARNSSSPSSPSSSQQNQATDSEKKIQELTSSSGECDPLCSVDETSSQDFEATYQPKTDLLKALAILGAAAIGTVAINQSWVAANQDVAMVLLFGIGYAGIIFEESLAFNKSGVGLLMAVSLWVVRSIGAPSTEVAVSELTHASAEVSEIVFFLLGAMTIVEIVDAHQGFKLVTDNITTRKPRTLLWVVGLVTFFLSSILDNLTSTIVMVSLLRKLVPPSEYRKLLGAVVVIAANAGGAWTPIGDVTTTMLWIHGQISTLPTMKGLILPAAVSLAVPLALLSLTSEVNGTGQDSPNVLSSEQMAPRGLLVFSVGIGGLVFVPVFKALTGLPPFMGMLLGLGVLWILTDAIHYGESDRQKLKVPQALSRIDTQGALFFLGILLSVSSLEAAGILRELANYLDAHIPNIELIATAIGVVSAIIDNVPLVAATMGMYDLTSFPQDSEFWQLVAYCAGTGGSMLVIGSAAGVAFMGMEKVDFFWYLRKVSGVAFAGYAAGIATYLAVHNLHLSLPTTVAQVPFLSGS